The stretch of DNA CTCGGATCATGATCTCGCCCTTGCGGGCCAGGATGGCGTCGGTGCGATTCGCCACGTCACTCACCTGCCGCTCGGTAGGCGGCCAGGCGCGCCCGTAGGTCGGCACCCACGTGCGTCAGTTCCGGAATCGGCTTCCCGAACGTGTGGAAGTAACCCGGGTTGATCGCCGAGAGCCGCCCGGTCACGCGCCGACCAGTCATCGTCTCAACCGTGACTTCCTCGCCGAGTGCCACAGCGGCGACGGCGAAGCCCTTTACCCACGTCAGCAACGGCTGACCCGCGGTCTCAGCCGGCAGGTTGCTTGCGCGCTCGGCGGGCTCGAGCAGCACGCGCTCGACCTCGACCCACTCCCCTGCCTTGCAGTTCTGCACGTCGGACAAGGAGCTCACCCCCGTGTCGTAGGAGCCCAGAAGCGCGGCAGCGGCAGGTCGACTACGGTCACGATGCCCGGTGCGGCTGCGCCGATCAGCGGGATGTAGTTGCCCACGCTCGCATACGTTCCCTTGCCGCCCGGAATCTCGGGCTGGTTGGCCATCGAAACGTTCGGGTCGCCGACGATCTTGATGTAGTCGCCGGTGTCCTGGCCTTCGGCTTCGGGACGGATCTGCTGAGGGTGGACGAGTTCGATCTTCAGCTCGCCCTTGCTATACCCCCATGCGACGTGGCGACAGCCGCAGACGTTGCCCGGAGCGACCTTCACGCACGGCGTCTCGCGCTCGACGCCCGTCACGATGGGCTCGCGGGTCTCCTTGATCTCGTCGATCTCCCAGCCCAGCGCCTTGCCGATAAGCCCGATCGACTCGTGGAAGCCGATGTGGCCGACGATGCTGCCATCCGCGACTCCAGCTTCGAACTCCTCGACGGTCGTGCCGACCCCTTGGCTTGCCATCACGGTGGGGCCGAAGGGCGACAGGTCGTTGATGCGCGAGGCCTCGATGCGGTCTACCCGCAGGCAGATTGAGGACAGGGCTATTGGCAGCGCGTCGAGCACAAAGCCCGGATTGATGCCGGTGCCCAGGATGCTGACGCCGTGCTGCTTGGCGAGCGCGTCGAACTGCTCGGCCCACTCGGGATCGGTCGCCCATGGATAGGCGAGCGTCTCGGCGATGCAGATTACGTGGGAACCGGCGGTGACCGCGGCGGTGACCTGGTCGGAGATCTCGCGCAGGTTGCTCGCGGTGAGAATGCATACGACGTCTGGCTTCTTGGCAAGCACTGAGTCGATATCGGCGGTGACGGCGATGTCGCACGTGGTGCCGATGACTTCACCCACCGTAAGGCCGTGCTTCTCGGGATGTCGATCGATCACGCCGACGAGATCGATATCGTTCGGGCGATCCAAGATGTAGCCGAGCAGCCCTTGGCCCATCATCCCGGCACCCCATACTGCGACCTTGATCATGCGGGAACCTCCTGAGATTGATGCAGAACGGTTCTACGTCTATGCAACATACTCCGGAGGCCGCAGATGTGACAGACCACAAGAGCCGGTGTTCTTCTGACGCCGCCCTATTCGAGTTCTCCAGCGACGCCCTCAGCGGCCGCAACGATGCTGCCATCAACGATCAGTTCGTAGGCCTTTTGTATCTCCGGGGAGAGCCACCTGTCCGGCCCAACGCCCTCGACGTACTCACGCAGCAAGGCGATCACCGCGCCGGTCGCCTTGGCGGGCTCGAGCGGCTTGCGCAGGTCCAGCGCCCGGGCCGCCGAGAGCATCTCGATAGCGAGCACGTGCGCAAGGCCATCGACGCTCTTTCGCAGCTTGCGCGCCGCGCTCCACCCCATCGAGACGTGGTCTTCCTGCATCGCCGAGGACGGGATCGAGTCCACGCTCGCAGGCACCGCGAGTCGCTTGAGCTCGCTCACGATCGAAGCTTGCGTGTACTGCGCGATCATGTGGCCAGAGTCCACGCCCGGGTCCTGCGCCAGGAACGGCGGCAGACCGTTGCTCCGACTCTGGTCGAGCATCCGATCAGTACGGCGCTCGGCGATCGAGGCCAGATCGCATGTGACGATCGCGAGGAAGTCGAGAACGTAGGCGACGGGCGCCCCGTGGAAGTTACCGTTGGACTCGATGCGCCCGTCGGGTAGCACCACCGGGTTGTCGATCGCCGAGGCAAGCTCGCGACCGGCGACCACGGCCGCGTGGTCGATGGTGTCGCGCACGCCACCGGCGACCTGCGGAGCGCAGCGCAGCGAGTAGGCGTCCTGGACGCGAGTGTCACCCTCGCGGTGCGACTCGGCGATGGGCGAGCCGGCCAGAATCCGCGTCATGTTGCGCGCGCTCGCCGCCTGCCCCACCTGCGGCCGGAGTGCTTGGAGCTCGGGTGCCATCACGGCGTCTGTGCCGAGCAGCGCCTCGATGCTCATCGACGCCGTGATATCGGCCACCTTGACCAGCGCTTGCAGGTCGGTGATGGCCATGCACAGCATCCCTAGCATCCCGTCGGTTCCGTTGATGAGCGCCAGTCCCTCTTTCTCCTCCAGCTCGACCGGCGTCAGGCCGACAGCGGCGAACGCCTCGGCGGTAGGCATCCGAACGCCCTTCGCATCGTGGACCTCGCCCTCGCCCATGATTGCCAGCGCGCAGTGAGATAGCGGCGCCAAGTCGCCCGAGCAGCCCAGCGACCCGTACTCGGGCACGCACGGGGTTATCCCGGCGTTTAGACAGTCCGCGTAAGCCTGCGCCGTGCGCACGCGGACTCCCGTGCGCCCGGTAGCGAGCGTGGACAGGCGCAGTAGCATCAGCGCCCGGACCACCTCGGTCTCGACGCAGGCGCCCGTCCCCGCTGCGTGTGAGCGGATCAGAGAGCGCTGCAGCTGCGAGCGCATCGACGGATCGATGTACTTGGTCGCAAGTGCGCCAAAGCCGGTGGAGACGCCGTAGACGGCGCGGCCGGACTTGGCGAGCTCCTCGACGAACGCGCGAGACTGCTGGATGGCCGCGATCGACTCGGCGGAAATCTCGACGCGAGCGCCGGCGCGGGCTACAGCAACGACGTCGGCGATGGTCAGCGGGCCGGTGGATACGGTGACGGTGCCTGGCATGTCGGTCCTTCTTCGAGTTGGCGGGGACTCGGCGATGGCGAGAGCCCGCGATTGGTGGATACTCTGAGATAGCCGATGCATCAGAGAAGATGCCCGCAAAGTGTAGGCGCGCCGCGGGGTACTGCTCCACTCCAACCGGATGGAGCGTCGCGGAGCCGATGAGACGAGGAGTCTCGTGACCGACCAAACGCTGCCATCCGACCCCCTGTGGCCTCGCGCCGGCGAGTGGCTGGTTCCCGCGCCCGCGCTCGACGCGAGCGTCGCCGACATCGCCGTGCTCGGCGTTCCGGCGTATCGGACCTCGATCACGCCCACCAATGCGCACGAGACGCCATCCGCAGTGCGTGAAGCGTTGATGCGCTACTCGACCTACTCGGCAAGTCACGGGGTCGACGTGGCTAAGCTGTCCGCGTTCGACTTCGGCGACATCATCGAACCCGACGGGCCCAACGGCGAGACGCGAGTTCAAGACGCGGTGACCAAGGCCGCCAGACGCTGCCACTTCCTCATCGCGATCGGCGGCGACAACTCGCTGACGTACAGCGTGATGACCGGCCTGTTCGCCGAGCGGCTGGCGGAGTGCGGCCTGATCACCATCGACGCGCACCACGACCTGCGTGACGGCTGCAACAACGGCGCACCCGTGCGCCGGCTGCTCGAAGCCGGGCTGCCCGGCTGCAACGTGGTGCAGATCGGCATCGCGGACTTCTCGAACTCGGCGGCGTATGCGGCTCGGGCGCGCGAGGCCGGTATCAAGGTGATGCCGCGAGCGGCCCTGCGCGCGGCCAACTTCAATGCCGTCGCGGCTGCGGCGCTCGAGGTGGCTGGCGCGGGCGGGCGACCGGTGTTCGTCGATGTCGATGTCGATGTGTGCGACCGCGCCGAGGTTCCGGGCTGCCCCTCGGCCGCGCCCGGAGGCATCTGTGCTGACGACCTGCGCCAGCTCGTCTTCGCGCTCGCCCGCGACCCGCGCGTGGCCGGCATGGACATCGCCGAGATCGACTCAACGATCGACGCGCGCGACGCGAGAACCGTGCGCCTCGCGGCGCTGCTCATTCTGGAAGCGGCGGCTGGCTTGGCTCGGCGGGGGTAGAATCCAGCTGGCAACACGCGTTGGCCCCACGTTTGGGATCGCACGAAAGGGACATCGTTGAGCGAGTTCGTCGAAGGCGATACTCAGCACCCGAGCGCCACGAGCGGCTCTTCGCAGCTCAGCGCCGAGGACCTCGCTCGCCGAGAGCGGGCCGACGAACTCTACTACGACGCACGCGCCGTTCGCCAAGTCGACTACGTCCGCCTCAAAGAACTTTCGGAGGCCAGCCTCGAGCTTGCCTGCGAAGTCGGCTCCGATGGCGAGCAGTACCGCCACGGGATGGCCGAGGCGCTCAGCATGCTCGCCTACTACAACGCGACGCTGGGTTTCTCGGACGTCGCGATGTCGCAGGCTTCGCAGGCGATCGCGCTTCTCGATAGCGAAGAGCCGTCCACCATCCTGACCGATCTGTACGCCACGATGGGCTGGGCGCGCTTCTCCCAGGGCAACTTCGTCGAGGCCATCGAGGTGCTGGTTCAGGCGATGCGTATGGCCGAGGAGGTCGGCGACTTGGCCGCCAAGGCCAAGGCGCTCGACACGATGGGCAGCGTGCACGAGGTTTCGGGCCACCCCGCTGACGCGCTCGACGAGCACCTGCGAGCCATCGATATCTACCGAGAAGTGCACGACGACGTCAATCTGGCGCTCGCGCGCAACAACCTCGCGTACACCTACCTCTCGCTCGGCGACTACGACAGCGCGCTGGAGACGGCGATGGCCGCGCTCGAGTACGTCTCGGCCCATGGCTATCGGAACATCGAGGTATCTGTGCTCGACACGGTCGCGACCGTCTACCTCGAGAAGGGCGACCTCGACGCTGCCGTCGAGTACTCGCACCGCGGTCTCGACCTTGCCCGCGAGTGTGGCTCCGAGCAAGACGCCGCCGACAACCTCATGACTATCGGCCGCATCGCTGTCGAGCAGGAACGCTACGACGAGGCACTCGCGGCAGTGGGCGAGGCGCTCGCAATCGCGTCTGAAGCTGGCCGCGCGGTGGAGGTCTATACCGCACATGAGCTGCTGGCCCGCATCTATGAAGCTCGCGGCGACGTGGGAGCGGCTCTCGGCGAGTACCGACTCTTTCACGAACTCGAACAGGCCCGGATCAATGAAGAGGCACAGACACGCTTGGCGCACCTTCGCGTTGAGAACCAGCTCGAAAGTGCCCGCAAGGACGCCGAGATCCATCGCCTGCGCAGCCTCGCGCTCGAGCGTGAGGTCGAGGACGGCCGAATCGCCCAGGCGCGCCTCGAGGCCCAGGCTTCGCTCGACCCGCTCACCGGCCTGTACAACCGGCGCCATCTCTCGGTACTCGCCGAGGAACTGCGGGCTGCGGTGGCTCGGCAAGAGTCGGTGTGTCTGGCGATCTTCGACATCGACCACTTCAAAGCCGTCAACGACACCTACGGTCACCTTGCCGGCGACCGCGTGCTGGTCTCGCTCGCTCGCCAGCTGCGCAGCAACTCCCGCTCGACCGACGTGGCGCTTCGCTATGGCGGTGACGAGTTCTTGGTGCTCATCGTAGGCATGGACGGCCCGGCCGGCGCCGAGACCGCCGAGAGGCTGCGGACGACGGTCGAGGCGACCGTCGTTGAGTCCGACCGCGCGCAGATTCGAGTGACGATCAGCGCCGGCGTCACGTGCGTCTCGCTCGACGGAACAACCGATCTCTCGGCGTTGATCGACCGAGCCGACCACGGCCTGTACGCCGCGAAGCAGACGGGCCGCAATCGCGTCGTGAGCATGTAGCAGCTAGCGCACCGCCTCGATGATCCGGTCCAGGATCTCGTCGAGGATCTGCTGTGTCGTGGCGAAGTTCAGCCGAGCGAAGCCCGTCCCGCGATGGCCGAAGTCCAGTCCGCTCGACAGCGCTACTCGCGCCGTCTCCAGCAGTCGTTTCGCCGGATCGTCGCCTAGCTCCAGTGCTCGGAAGTCCAGCCACGCCAGGTACGTTGCCTCGGGCACTGTGAAGCCAACCTCCGGCAACTCTGCGGCCAGGCGCGCCGCGAGGTGGTCACGTTGCGCGGTCAGATGCGCGCGGGTCTGGGCGAGCCACGGTGCGCCCTGCGTCCATGCGGCGAGCGACGCCTCTGCGCCGGGCGAGCCCACAGCGCCGAAGACGTGCGACGGCACGGCGGCGATCGCCTCGGCGAGTCCGGCGTGGCCGATATGCGCGACGGCAGTGCGCAGGCCCGCGAGATTGAACGACTTGCTCGCGGCGTTGATCGTCAGTGTGCGCGCCGCAATCTCGTCGCCGAGCAGCGCCATCGGCGTGTGCACGACGTCGCCATGGCGCAGGTCGGCCCAGATCTCGTCGGAGATGACGAGCAGGTCGTGACGCTCGGCGACATCCGCGATCGCAGTTAGCTCGTCGCGAGTGAACGCACGGCCAGTCGGGTTGTGAGGGTTGCACAGCAGAATGGCCGTCGTCGTCTCGTCGACAGCCGCCGAGAGCCGCTCGGGGTCGAGAGCCCAACCGTTGTCCGCGCCCAGCGGGCACTCGACGATGCGGCGCCCGGTCTTCTCGACCGTGCCCAGGAACGGTGGGTAGACCGGCGTAAAGACGACGATCCCGTCTCCCGGCTTGGTCTGCAGCCATACCGTGATGGTGACCACCTGCATCACGTCGCAAAAGACGCGCACGCGCTCGGTGTCGGGGCACCAGCCGTGGTTGGTCTGCTGCCACTCGGCGAACGCCTCGGGCAGCTTAAACTCTGCCGCCATGTTGTAGCCGAAGTCGCCGCGCTCCACCAGCGCGCGAACTGCGTCGACCGCTGCCGGAACGGGCGGCAGGTCCATGTCGGCGACCCACGCGGGGATGACGTCTTCGTCGTGCCAGTTCCACTTCGCACACGTGAGGCTTCGCAGGCGATCGATCTCGGCGCCCACGAGTGGCTGGCGCGGGGGGTTCTCGGCGGGGGTCATGCTGGCTCCAGATGTCCAAGGATTCGGTAGTGTCGTCTAGGGTATCGAAGATACCCGTCACCTGCCGAGCCCAGCGCGCGCGACTAGCCCAGTGCGCCGACGGCCCGGCGTGTCCGTGGAGTGCACGGGCTGCGCCGGGCCGTTGAAGATCGCCCCCCTCGAGCGTCCACGTCGACTGTAGTCAGCCATCGGCGAGCGCCCAATGACTTGCGTCAATGAAATGAAACAACCTGAAGACCATCGGTTGGCGCTGGCGGCGCGGTGTTTGCACTGGGGTGTAGTCTGTTTGCTCGGCCCTCGGGGCCGACATCACAGATCCGACCGCATCGACGGAGGGCCTACGTGCGATCGCCTCGACTCAAGAGACTCACCCTCGCCGCAGTTCTGGTGGCGAGCTGCGCACTGAGCGCGCTCGACGCCGGCTGCGCGATGAACTCGGCCGGCCCTAGACAGGCGCCGGCCGCTCCGCTCGCGGTCTCGGCGGCTGGCTCGCGCGTCCGGACACGGCCGGCCGACGCGACTGGCTCGGCGACTCCGAGTGGATCGACGAGCCGCTCCAGCGGCCCTGCGCCTTGGGCCGCGAAGCTGCTGCCACCGATCGCCGGGCTTCCCGACCCCCAGCCTGCGACGGACATCACCGGACCGCGCGACCTCGGCGTGCCGATTCTGATGTACCACATCATCGGGATCGCTCCAGCTGGCGCGCCCAATCCCGATCTCTACGTCAGGCAGGGCGACTTCATCGCTCAGCTG from Coriobacteriia bacterium encodes:
- the ord gene encoding 2,4-diaminopentanoate dehydrogenase, translated to MIKVAVWGAGMMGQGLLGYILDRPNDIDLVGVIDRHPEKHGLTVGEVIGTTCDIAVTADIDSVLAKKPDVVCILTASNLREISDQVTAAVTAGSHVICIAETLAYPWATDPEWAEQFDALAKQHGVSILGTGINPGFVLDALPIALSSICLRVDRIEASRINDLSPFGPTVMASQGVGTTVEEFEAGVADGSIVGHIGFHESIGLIGKALGWEIDEIKETREPIVTGVERETPCVKVAPGNVCGCRHVAWGYSKGELKIELVHPQQIRPEAEGQDTGDYIKIVGDPNVSMANQPEIPGGKGTYASVGNYIPLIGAAAPGIVTVVDLPLPRFWAPTTRG
- a CDS encoding arginase family protein, which encodes MTDQTLPSDPLWPRAGEWLVPAPALDASVADIAVLGVPAYRTSITPTNAHETPSAVREALMRYSTYSASHGVDVAKLSAFDFGDIIEPDGPNGETRVQDAVTKAARRCHFLIAIGGDNSLTYSVMTGLFAERLAECGLITIDAHHDLRDGCNNGAPVRRLLEAGLPGCNVVQIGIADFSNSAAYAARAREAGIKVMPRAALRAANFNAVAAAALEVAGAGGRPVFVDVDVDVCDRAEVPGCPSAAPGGICADDLRQLVFALARDPRVAGMDIAEIDSTIDARDARTVRLAALLILEAAAGLARRG
- the hutH gene encoding histidine ammonia-lyase is translated as MPGTVTVSTGPLTIADVVAVARAGARVEISAESIAAIQQSRAFVEELAKSGRAVYGVSTGFGALATKYIDPSMRSQLQRSLIRSHAAGTGACVETEVVRALMLLRLSTLATGRTGVRVRTAQAYADCLNAGITPCVPEYGSLGCSGDLAPLSHCALAIMGEGEVHDAKGVRMPTAEAFAAVGLTPVELEEKEGLALINGTDGMLGMLCMAITDLQALVKVADITASMSIEALLGTDAVMAPELQALRPQVGQAASARNMTRILAGSPIAESHREGDTRVQDAYSLRCAPQVAGGVRDTIDHAAVVAGRELASAIDNPVVLPDGRIESNGNFHGAPVAYVLDFLAIVTCDLASIAERRTDRMLDQSRSNGLPPFLAQDPGVDSGHMIAQYTQASIVSELKRLAVPASVDSIPSSAMQEDHVSMGWSAARKLRKSVDGLAHVLAIEMLSAARALDLRKPLEPAKATGAVIALLREYVEGVGPDRWLSPEIQKAYELIVDGSIVAAAEGVAGELE
- a CDS encoding diguanylate cyclase, with the protein product MSEFVEGDTQHPSATSGSSQLSAEDLARRERADELYYDARAVRQVDYVRLKELSEASLELACEVGSDGEQYRHGMAEALSMLAYYNATLGFSDVAMSQASQAIALLDSEEPSTILTDLYATMGWARFSQGNFVEAIEVLVQAMRMAEEVGDLAAKAKALDTMGSVHEVSGHPADALDEHLRAIDIYREVHDDVNLALARNNLAYTYLSLGDYDSALETAMAALEYVSAHGYRNIEVSVLDTVATVYLEKGDLDAAVEYSHRGLDLARECGSEQDAADNLMTIGRIAVEQERYDEALAAVGEALAIASEAGRAVEVYTAHELLARIYEARGDVGAALGEYRLFHELEQARINEEAQTRLAHLRVENQLESARKDAEIHRLRSLALEREVEDGRIAQARLEAQASLDPLTGLYNRRHLSVLAEELRAAVARQESVCLAIFDIDHFKAVNDTYGHLAGDRVLVSLARQLRSNSRSTDVALRYGGDEFLVLIVGMDGPAGAETAERLRTTVEATVVESDRAQIRVTISAGVTCVSLDGTTDLSALIDRADHGLYAAKQTGRNRVVSM
- the ortA gene encoding 2-amino-4-oxopentanoate thiolase subunit OrtA, with product MQNCKAGEWVEVERVLLEPAERASNLPAETAGQPLLTWVKGFAVAAVALGEEVTVETMTGRRVTGRLSAINPGYFHTFGKPIPELTHVGADLRARLAAYRAAGE
- a CDS encoding PatB family C-S lyase, coding for MTPAENPPRQPLVGAEIDRLRSLTCAKWNWHDEDVIPAWVADMDLPPVPAAVDAVRALVERGDFGYNMAAEFKLPEAFAEWQQTNHGWCPDTERVRVFCDVMQVVTITVWLQTKPGDGIVVFTPVYPPFLGTVEKTGRRIVECPLGADNGWALDPERLSAAVDETTTAILLCNPHNPTGRAFTRDELTAIADVAERHDLLVISDEIWADLRHGDVVHTPMALLGDEIAARTLTINAASKSFNLAGLRTAVAHIGHAGLAEAIAAVPSHVFGAVGSPGAEASLAAWTQGAPWLAQTRAHLTAQRDHLAARLAAELPEVGFTVPEATYLAWLDFRALELGDDPAKRLLETARVALSSGLDFGHRGTGFARLNFATTQQILDEILDRIIEAVR